The following are from one region of the Ischnura elegans chromosome X, ioIscEleg1.1, whole genome shotgun sequence genome:
- the LOC124170633 gene encoding uncharacterized protein LOC124170633, whose product MNGVGGEGMEARAQGERGEGVSCRLSRRSVGTHLSIIPTVLRPVGGQAGGPLAAGGSPGAVHAPGTRCARASRREGESEGSPASHKRRDSLPEGRLCHSRSARLAARRRDTTMERAGHARCSGRVSWGGLTRHTRSSAAPPGVKATSVLWCLPRLLLLPLPRAASTLIAPARIASL is encoded by the exons ATGAACGGCGTTGGAGGGGAaggaatggaggcgagggcacaAGGCGAACGAGGGGAGG GTGTGAGCTGCCGACTCTCTCGGCGCTCGGTGGGAACTCATCTTTCGATCATTCCCACGGTCTTGAGGCCGGTGGGCGGGCAGGCGGGCGGGCCGCTGGCTGCTGGCGGATCGCCTGGGGCTGTGCACGCACCAGGCACACGCTGCGCACGCGCGTCTcggagggagggggagagcgAAGGCTCGCCAGCCAGCCACAAGCGCCGAGACTCGCTCCCGGAAGGCCGCCTTTGCCACTCGAGGAGCGCGCGACTCGCAGCGCGTCGGCGGGACACGACGATGGAGCGGGCCGGCCACGCGCGGTGCAGCGGCCGGGTGTCCTGGGGGGGCCTGACCCGTCACACGCGTTCCTCCGCTGCGCCGccg GGCGTGAAAGCGACGTCTGTCCTGTGGTGTCTGCCGCGCCTCCTGCTGCTCCCTTTGCCGCGCGCCGCGTCCACGCTCATCGCTCCTGCTCGGATTGCATCGCTATGA